One Macrobrachium rosenbergii isolate ZJJX-2024 chromosome 10, ASM4041242v1, whole genome shotgun sequence DNA window includes the following coding sequences:
- the LOC136842866 gene encoding liprin-alpha-2-like, which produces MWNMMCDVMPTIAEDSISQRGGSQFSGGGDEANFEQLMVSMLDERDKLLETIRETQERLNEIEAKYHDLEKERDSLQRQLDANLPQGLI; this is translated from the coding sequence ATGTGGAACATGATGTGCGACGTGATGCCGACCATCGCGGAGGACAGCATCTCCCAGCGAGGGGGGTCGCAGTTCAGCGGCGGCGGCGACGAGGCCAATTTCGAACAGCTGATGGTCTCGATGCTCGACGAGAGGGACAAGCTGCTCGAGACCATCAGGGAGACCCAGGAGAGGCTCAACGAGATCGAGGCCAAGTACCACGACCTCGAGAAGGAGAGGGACAGCCTCCAGCGCCAGCTCGACGCCAATCTGCCACAG